Proteins co-encoded in one bacterium genomic window:
- a CDS encoding cold-shock protein — protein sequence MAMGKVKWFNDSKGYGFIAQDGGPDVFVHYSAIQTDGFKSLAENQEVEFDIIEGPKGPQAANVKPVVA from the coding sequence ATGGCGATGGGAAAAGTGAAATGGTTCAATGATTCCAAGGGTTATGGATTCATCGCGCAGGATGGTGGCCCGGATGTGTTCGTGCACTACTCGGCAATCCAGACAGATGGTTTCAAGTCGCTGGCCGAAAACCAGGAAGTCGAATTCGACATCATCGAGGGACCGAAAGGGCCGCAGGCCGCCAATGTAAAGCCTGTGGTTGCCTGA
- a CDS encoding creatininase family protein produces MPVTNVKGEKIRLADYTWDELESRPDRKSLIFVQTIGATEEHGYHLPMGTDTYQAVAVAEAAAKKLSNVIVMPEIPYSYCLDTMSFCGTVTFSAATIISMVGDIAESVCRHGFGRLVLFNGHGGNKGVLETALRDALQRLAGPAANLRRDFRMYLVNAFSTIAPQLKAMTEGKDYGHACELETSLMLALEPSLVKMERAVDEYMQGDPDLIWMVRDMKEGSVSGIHGAATLGTREKGEKLFKLLVDDLESFLRRIQ; encoded by the coding sequence ATGCCGGTTACGAATGTCAAAGGTGAAAAGATCCGTCTGGCCGACTACACCTGGGATGAGTTGGAGTCGCGCCCGGACAGAAAGAGCCTTATCTTTGTCCAGACCATCGGGGCGACCGAGGAGCACGGCTATCACCTGCCCATGGGCACGGACACTTACCAGGCCGTGGCGGTGGCCGAGGCCGCGGCGAAAAAGCTTTCCAACGTGATTGTCATGCCCGAGATTCCCTACAGCTACTGCCTGGACACGATGAGTTTCTGCGGCACGGTCACTTTCAGCGCCGCGACTATTATCTCGATGGTGGGCGATATCGCCGAGAGCGTCTGCCGTCATGGGTTCGGCCGTCTGGTGCTGTTCAACGGGCACGGCGGCAACAAGGGCGTGCTGGAGACCGCCCTGCGCGATGCGCTCCAGCGCCTGGCCGGCCCGGCGGCGAACCTGCGGCGCGATTTCCGGATGTACCTGGTGAACGCATTCTCCACCATCGCCCCGCAGCTCAAGGCGATGACCGAGGGCAAGGACTACGGTCACGCCTGCGAGCTCGAAACCTCGCTGATGCTGGCCCTGGAACCCTCCCTGGTGAAAATGGAGCGCGCGGTGGATGAGTACATGCAGGGCGACCCCGACCTGATCTGGATGGTGCGCGACATGAAAGAGGGCTCCGTGAGCGGCATCCACGGCGCGGCGACGCTCGGCACGCGGGAAAAAGGCGAGAAGCTTTTCAAGCTCCTGGTTGATGACCTGGAGAGTTTTCTGCGACGGATTCAATAG
- a CDS encoding sodium/solute symporter (Members of the Solute:Sodium Symporter (SSS), TC 2.A.21 as described in tcdb.org, catalyze solute:Na+ symport. Known solutes for members of the family include sugars, amino acids, nucleosides, inositols, vitamins, urea or anions, depending on the system.), with translation TSANISSEHFVGMIGFAYAAGLVVANMEWGNWYTYSLLIWIFLPYYMRSGLYTMPEFLERRFNRTTRYLYALSTLLTYVLGFIAAILYAGAVVLEALFGIDPVHGVLLMAVTTAVYTIYGGLLSVVWTDFLQFIILFAGGAVVTILGLKATGGLLPLMHELPQKFFLAYPADHPEFPFAGMVGTVLSVSMWYVCTNQFMVQRCLGARSEWDARMGAVFAGYMKLLLPFIICLPGVIAYKVLGPGVDPNHVFALLVARLVPAGLVGLIMAGLASAIMSTISSALNSASTVATLDLIVPLWKKNATQEQQVSWGKWLSALFMIVAVGFAILFSERQGKVFLIIQNINAYFAAPVAALFIVGIFWKGATSTAATVTFIAGFALNELTDKVLFRLEPFTRYNSFYNRATLVFALSLLILWLVSLFTKKTPREVVDSICWRPSDLWLRGDGRSKHGNRSLVIAWIFMAGGILAVYAALGLFQWFHRG, from the coding sequence ACCAGCGCCAACATCTCCAGCGAGCATTTCGTGGGGATGATCGGCTTCGCCTACGCCGCCGGCCTGGTGGTGGCGAACATGGAATGGGGCAACTGGTATACCTACTCCCTGTTGATCTGGATTTTCCTGCCCTACTACATGCGATCCGGCCTTTACACCATGCCCGAGTTCCTGGAGCGGCGTTTCAACCGCACCACGCGCTACCTGTACGCCCTGAGCACGCTTCTGACCTATGTGCTGGGGTTCATCGCCGCCATCCTCTACGCCGGGGCGGTGGTGCTGGAGGCCCTGTTCGGGATCGACCCGGTGCACGGGGTGCTGCTCATGGCCGTGACCACGGCGGTCTACACGATCTACGGCGGCCTGCTCTCAGTGGTCTGGACCGATTTTCTCCAGTTCATCATCCTGTTCGCCGGCGGTGCGGTGGTCACTATCCTGGGGCTCAAGGCCACCGGCGGCCTGCTGCCCCTGATGCACGAGCTGCCGCAGAAATTTTTCCTGGCCTATCCGGCCGATCACCCCGAGTTCCCGTTCGCCGGGATGGTGGGCACCGTGCTTTCGGTCAGCATGTGGTATGTCTGCACCAACCAGTTCATGGTCCAGCGCTGCCTGGGCGCGCGCAGCGAGTGGGATGCCCGCATGGGCGCGGTGTTCGCCGGCTACATGAAACTCCTGCTGCCCTTCATTATCTGCCTGCCGGGAGTGATCGCCTACAAGGTGCTGGGCCCGGGCGTCGACCCCAACCACGTGTTCGCCCTGCTGGTGGCGCGCCTGGTGCCGGCGGGACTGGTGGGCCTCATCATGGCCGGCCTGGCCTCGGCGATCATGTCCACCATCTCCTCGGCCCTCAACTCGGCCAGCACCGTGGCCACACTCGACTTGATCGTGCCGCTCTGGAAAAAAAACGCCACCCAGGAGCAGCAGGTTAGCTGGGGCAAGTGGCTGAGCGCGCTGTTCATGATAGTCGCCGTGGGGTTCGCGATCCTGTTCTCGGAGCGTCAGGGCAAGGTGTTCCTGATCATCCAGAACATCAACGCCTATTTCGCCGCACCGGTGGCCGCGCTGTTCATCGTGGGGATTTTCTGGAAAGGGGCGACCAGCACCGCGGCCACGGTCACTTTCATCGCCGGGTTCGCCCTGAACGAGCTGACCGACAAGGTGCTGTTCCGACTGGAGCCGTTCACCCGCTACAACAGTTTCTACAACCGGGCCACGCTGGTCTTTGCGCTCAGCCTGCTGATCCTGTGGCTGGTCTCGCTGTTCACCAAAAAGACCCCGCGCGAGGTGGTGGACTCGATCTGCTGGCGGCCCAGCGACCTCTGGCTGCGCGGGGATGGCCGCTCGAAGCACGGCAACCGCAGCCTGGTGATCGCCTGGATTTTCATGGCGGGAGGAATTCTGGCCGTTTATGCGGCTTTAGGTCTCTTTCAGTGGTTCCACCGGGGCTGA